A genomic region of Bosea sp. 124 contains the following coding sequences:
- a CDS encoding D-2-hydroxyacid dehydrogenase family protein, with protein MTKVAVLDDWQRIADASGDWSALKARAEVVFFHEAFASEDEAAQKLADFDIVMALRERTAFPPSLVARLPKLKLFGMTGKRGATIDLAGMAARGITLTYTSGSETGVGTAELALGLMMAAARSIARGDAAIRAGGFQDGVPAGPELAGKTLGLVGLGRIGRHMARYGKALGMNVLAWSPNLDEARATEGGAHYRTKDELLAQADVVSLHIVLSDRTRGVIGARELGLMKSGAILVNTSRGPLVDEAALIAALEAGTLIAALDVYDREPLPPEHPLRRLANTVLTPHLGYGTRETFAEFYGQGIENVLAFLDGKPIRLLHPDT; from the coding sequence ATGACGAAAGTCGCCGTGCTCGACGACTGGCAGCGCATCGCGGACGCGAGCGGCGACTGGAGCGCGCTCAAGGCGCGCGCCGAGGTGGTGTTCTTTCACGAGGCCTTTGCGAGCGAGGACGAGGCGGCGCAGAAGCTGGCCGATTTCGACATCGTCATGGCGCTGCGCGAACGCACCGCCTTTCCGCCGTCGCTGGTGGCGCGGCTGCCCAAGCTCAAGCTGTTCGGGATGACCGGCAAGCGCGGCGCGACGATCGACCTCGCCGGCATGGCGGCCCGTGGCATCACGCTGACCTATACCAGCGGCAGCGAGACCGGCGTCGGCACGGCGGAACTGGCGCTCGGCCTGATGATGGCGGCGGCGCGCAGCATCGCGCGCGGCGACGCCGCGATCCGCGCCGGAGGCTTCCAGGACGGCGTGCCCGCCGGGCCGGAGCTCGCGGGCAAGACGCTGGGCCTGGTCGGGCTCGGGCGGATCGGCCGGCACATGGCGCGCTATGGCAAAGCGCTCGGGATGAATGTGCTGGCCTGGAGCCCGAATCTCGACGAGGCCCGTGCCACCGAGGGCGGTGCGCATTATCGTACCAAGGACGAATTGCTGGCGCAGGCGGATGTGGTCAGCCTGCATATCGTGCTGTCTGACAGGACACGCGGCGTCATCGGCGCGCGCGAACTGGGGCTGATGAAGAGCGGCGCGATCCTGGTGAACACCTCGCGCGGGCCGCTGGTCGACGAGGCGGCGCTGATCGCGGCGCTGGAGGCCGGGACGCTGATCGCCGCCCTCGATGTCTACGACCGCGAGCCGCTGCCGCCGGAGCATCCGCTGAGACGGCTAGCGAACACGGTGCTGACACCGCATCTCGGCTACGGCACGCGCGAGACCTTTGCCGAATTCTACGGGCAGGGCATCGAGAACGTGCTGGCCTTCCTCGACGGCAAGCCGATCCGCCTGCTGCATCCGGACACATGA
- a CDS encoding acyl-CoA dehydrogenase family protein, translated as MNSHHAAADLDTDVVVALGEDYPELRESVRRICTGFPGEYWRDLDNRSGYPTEFVKALTEAGYLGALIPEEYGGSGLPLRAAAVILEEINASGCTASPAHAQMYIMGTLLRHGSEEQKRRYLPGIASGELRLQAFGVTEPTTGSDTTQLKTRAERKGNSHYLVNGQKVWTSRALHSDLMLLLARTTPLDQVKKRTDGLSVFLVDLRTAKGNGIDIRPIKALINHNTTEVFIENLEVPVENLIGEEGQGFRYILDGMNAERILVASECVGDGRWLLKKGVAYANERVVFGRPIGQNQGVQFPLARAYAELEAADMICRRAAALFQAGRPCGSDANIAKLLASEATWKAAEAALQTHGGFGYAQEYDIERKWREVRLYQTAPISTNLVLAYVAQHVLGLPRSY; from the coding sequence ATGAACAGCCATCACGCCGCTGCGGATCTCGACACCGACGTGGTCGTCGCCCTTGGCGAGGACTATCCGGAGCTGCGCGAATCCGTGCGCCGGATCTGCACGGGCTTTCCCGGTGAATACTGGCGCGATCTCGACAATCGCAGCGGCTATCCGACCGAATTCGTCAAGGCGCTGACCGAGGCCGGCTATCTCGGCGCGCTCATTCCCGAGGAGTATGGCGGTTCTGGACTGCCGCTGCGCGCAGCGGCGGTCATCCTCGAAGAGATCAACGCCAGCGGCTGCACGGCGAGCCCGGCTCATGCGCAGATGTACATCATGGGGACGCTGCTGCGTCATGGCAGCGAGGAGCAGAAGCGGCGCTATCTGCCGGGCATCGCCTCTGGCGAACTGCGCCTGCAGGCCTTCGGCGTCACCGAGCCGACCACCGGCTCCGACACGACGCAACTGAAGACGCGGGCCGAGCGCAAGGGTAACAGCCATTACCTCGTCAACGGCCAGAAAGTCTGGACCTCGCGGGCGCTGCATTCGGACCTGATGCTGTTGCTCGCCCGCACCACGCCGCTCGATCAGGTCAAGAAGCGCACCGACGGCCTGTCGGTCTTCCTCGTCGACCTGCGCACCGCCAAGGGCAACGGCATCGACATCCGCCCGATCAAGGCGCTGATCAACCACAACACCACCGAGGTCTTCATCGAGAACCTCGAGGTTCCGGTCGAGAACCTGATCGGGGAGGAAGGGCAGGGCTTCCGCTACATCCTCGACGGCATGAACGCCGAGCGCATCCTCGTCGCCTCCGAATGCGTCGGCGACGGCCGCTGGCTGCTGAAGAAGGGCGTCGCCTATGCCAATGAGCGCGTCGTCTTCGGCCGGCCGATCGGCCAGAATCAGGGCGTCCAGTTCCCGCTGGCGCGCGCCTATGCCGAGCTGGAGGCCGCCGACATGATCTGCCGGCGCGCGGCTGCCCTGTTCCAGGCGGGCCGGCCCTGCGGCTCCGATGCCAATATCGCCAAGCTGCTGGCCTCTGAAGCGACCTGGAAGGCGGCGGAGGCCGCGCTCCAGACGCATGGCGGCTTCGGCTATGCGCAGGAATACGATATCGAGCGCAAATGGCGCGAGGTGCGCCTCTATCAGACCGCCCCGATCTCGACCAATCTCGTGCTGGCCTATGTGGCCCAGCATGTGCTCGGCCTGCCACGCTCCTATTGA
- a CDS encoding CoA transferase, protein MNAAGRPLDGITVVELGHSVAAPFAGLILADLGARVIKVENPASGDYARGWGPPFWNGTASIFHALNRGKEGVAVDFSSPAEAASLRDFILNEADAVIQNLRPGILDKFGLTAEAMRAAKPALIWCDIGAFGATGPLAKKPGYDPLVQASTGIMSVTGEGDRPPVRVGVSLVDMGAGMWSVIGLLAALVARKDTGAGREVSTSLYETGLAWMTVPLAAFGASGEVRKPQGSGTAEIVPYQAFQTEDGWLMVAAGNDNLFRKLCGALGLGEMAQDPDFATNSARVVNRGRLIPRIAEAVRRHGSDALGLLLDAAGVPNAPLLTVDQVAHHSQTQALDMTVRCEGDGIDLMGIPLTFDGQRPRERRAAPGLGEHNDILPGAAARPR, encoded by the coding sequence ATGAACGCCGCAGGACGGCCGCTGGACGGCATCACCGTGGTCGAGCTCGGGCACAGCGTCGCCGCGCCCTTTGCCGGGTTGATCCTGGCCGATCTCGGCGCGCGGGTGATCAAGGTCGAGAACCCGGCGAGCGGAGATTATGCGCGCGGCTGGGGCCCGCCGTTCTGGAACGGCACGGCCAGCATTTTTCATGCGCTCAATCGCGGCAAGGAAGGCGTGGCGGTCGACTTCTCCTCGCCGGCCGAGGCGGCCTCGCTCCGTGACTTCATCCTGAATGAGGCCGATGCGGTGATCCAGAACCTGCGGCCGGGCATCCTCGACAAGTTCGGGTTGACGGCCGAGGCGATGCGGGCGGCAAAGCCGGCGCTGATCTGGTGCGACATCGGCGCCTTCGGGGCCACGGGTCCGCTGGCGAAGAAGCCGGGCTACGATCCGCTAGTCCAGGCCAGCACCGGCATTATGAGCGTCACCGGCGAGGGCGACCGGCCGCCGGTGCGCGTCGGCGTCTCGCTCGTCGATATGGGCGCCGGCATGTGGAGCGTCATCGGTTTGCTGGCGGCGCTCGTCGCGCGCAAGGACACCGGCGCGGGCCGGGAGGTTTCGACCTCGCTCTACGAGACCGGGCTCGCCTGGATGACCGTGCCGCTCGCAGCCTTCGGCGCCTCGGGCGAGGTGCGCAAGCCGCAGGGCTCGGGCACCGCCGAGATCGTGCCCTATCAGGCCTTCCAGACGGAAGATGGCTGGCTGATGGTCGCGGCCGGCAACGACAACCTGTTCCGCAAGCTTTGCGGTGCGCTGGGCCTCGGCGAAATGGCGCAGGACCCCGATTTCGCCACCAACAGCGCGCGTGTCGTCAACCGTGGCCGGCTGATCCCGCGCATCGCCGAGGCTGTGCGGCGGCATGGTTCCGATGCGCTCGGCCTGCTGCTCGACGCGGCCGGCGTGCCCAACGCGCCCCTGCTCACCGTCGACCAGGTCGCCCATCACAGCCAGACTCAGGCGCTCGACATGACCGTGCGCTGCGAGGGCGACGGCATCGACCTGATGGGCATTCCGCTGACCTTCGACGGCCAGCGCCCGCGCGAACGCCGCGCCGCGCCCGGTCTCGGAGAACACAACGACATTCTGCCGGGCGCTGCTGCCCGGCCGCGCTGA
- a CDS encoding hydroxymethylglutaryl-CoA lyase: MSDLPKRVKMVEVGPRDGLQIEPKILSTEQKLRMIDALADAGVSEIEVGSFVNPKAVPQMADTAEVFAQLRKRPGVRYTALWLNPKGLERALESGRIDIDGKLTLTASETFVKRNTNRSIDETVAEMPDWIARYKGAGIVTDALGVMAAFGCNFEGYIPEEKVVGLIARTMQVMGDHGSALENLLLADTMGWATPRQIKSLVGKIRDKWPELEITLHLHDTRGCAVANAIAAMELGVATFDSSVGGLGGCPFAGHKGAAGNVCTEDLVFACGEMGIETGIDLDALVEVAKLAEEFVGHPLPGKVMKGGTLTRFKAQRA; this comes from the coding sequence ATGTCTGATCTGCCCAAACGGGTGAAGATGGTCGAGGTCGGCCCGCGCGACGGGCTGCAGATCGAACCGAAAATTCTTTCGACGGAACAGAAGCTTCGCATGATCGACGCGCTTGCGGATGCGGGCGTCAGCGAGATCGAGGTCGGCTCCTTCGTCAATCCCAAGGCGGTGCCGCAGATGGCCGACACGGCGGAGGTCTTCGCACAGCTCCGCAAGCGTCCGGGCGTGCGTTACACGGCGCTCTGGCTCAATCCCAAGGGGCTGGAACGGGCGCTCGAAAGCGGCCGGATCGACATCGACGGCAAGCTGACGCTGACCGCCAGCGAGACCTTCGTGAAGCGCAACACCAACCGCAGCATCGACGAGACCGTGGCCGAGATGCCGGACTGGATCGCCCGCTACAAGGGCGCTGGCATCGTGACGGACGCGCTCGGCGTGATGGCCGCCTTTGGCTGCAATTTCGAGGGCTATATCCCGGAAGAGAAGGTCGTCGGGCTGATCGCGCGGACCATGCAGGTGATGGGCGACCATGGCAGCGCGCTTGAGAACCTCCTGCTCGCCGACACCATGGGCTGGGCCACGCCGCGCCAGATCAAGAGCCTGGTCGGCAAGATCCGCGACAAATGGCCGGAGCTGGAGATCACGCTGCATCTGCACGACACGCGCGGCTGCGCCGTCGCCAATGCGATCGCGGCGATGGAGCTCGGCGTCGCGACCTTCGATTCCTCGGTCGGCGGCCTCGGCGGCTGCCCCTTCGCCGGGCACAAGGGCGCGGCGGGCAATGTCTGCACCGAGGACCTCGTATTCGCCTGCGGCGAGATGGGCATCGAGACGGGCATCGACCTCGACGCGCTGGTCGAGGTGGCGAAGCTCGCGGAGGAGTTCGTCGGCCACCCGCTGCCCGGCAAGGTGATGAAGGGTGGAACCCTGACACGGTTCAAGGCGCAGCGCGCCTGA
- a CDS encoding NADH:flavin oxidoreductase/NADH oxidase produces the protein MFTPITIRGVRLKNRIVLSPMLTYSSVDGTLSDWHLMHLGKYAAGGTGLVFMESTKVDPRGCTTPADPGLWNDSFIAPMQRITAFIKQFGAVPGIQLSHSGRKSRHARPWEGRGPLEIVPELPGGGEWELVAPSAVPHEPDHPVPTALTKDGIRELVEAWGKAAIRAQKAGFDVVEIHAAHGYLIHQFLSPLANQRSDEYGGSLENRMRFAIEVAAETRRCWPQDKPLFMRISAVDNAGWEIEHSVELAKRLKAVGVDVIDCSSGGLADMNHVSTTAGTGYGYQVPHAERVRREAGIMTMAVGHIVHADQAEAILREGRANLVAIGREMLHNPNWPIDAAQKLGVEPGFDHIPSPYGYWLEKRARSRVAVQPSTWRAGIDAHGEHTRSR, from the coding sequence TTGTTCACTCCCATCACGATTCGAGGCGTTCGGCTCAAGAACCGCATCGTGCTCTCGCCGATGCTGACCTACTCGTCGGTGGACGGGACATTGAGCGATTGGCACCTGATGCATCTCGGCAAATACGCCGCCGGCGGCACCGGGCTCGTCTTCATGGAATCGACCAAGGTCGACCCGCGCGGCTGCACCACGCCGGCCGATCCCGGCCTGTGGAACGACAGCTTCATCGCGCCGATGCAGCGCATCACCGCCTTCATCAAGCAGTTCGGCGCGGTGCCTGGCATCCAGCTCAGCCATTCCGGGCGCAAGTCCCGCCATGCCCGCCCCTGGGAGGGGCGCGGCCCGCTGGAGATCGTCCCCGAATTGCCTGGCGGCGGCGAATGGGAGCTCGTCGCCCCCAGCGCTGTGCCGCACGAACCCGACCATCCGGTGCCGACAGCGCTGACGAAGGACGGCATCCGCGAGCTGGTCGAGGCCTGGGGCAAGGCCGCGATCCGGGCGCAGAAGGCCGGCTTCGATGTCGTCGAGATCCACGCCGCCCATGGCTATCTGATCCACCAGTTCCTCTCGCCGCTCGCCAACCAGCGCAGCGACGAATATGGCGGTTCACTGGAGAACCGGATGCGCTTCGCCATCGAGGTCGCGGCCGAAACCCGCCGCTGCTGGCCGCAGGACAAGCCGCTCTTCATGCGGATTTCCGCCGTCGACAACGCCGGCTGGGAGATCGAGCACAGCGTCGAACTCGCCAAGCGGCTGAAGGCGGTGGGCGTCGACGTCATCGACTGCAGCTCGGGCGGCCTCGCCGACATGAACCATGTCTCGACCACGGCCGGCACCGGCTATGGCTATCAGGTGCCGCATGCCGAACGCGTCCGCCGCGAGGCCGGGATCATGACCATGGCGGTCGGCCACATCGTCCATGCTGATCAGGCCGAGGCGATCCTGCGCGAGGGTCGGGCCAATCTCGTCGCGATCGGCCGCGAGATGCTGCACAATCCGAACTGGCCGATCGACGCCGCCCAGAAGCTCGGCGTCGAGCCCGGCTTCGACCATATCCCCTCGCCCTATGGCTACTGGCTGGAGAAGCGGGCGCGCTCGCGCGTCGCCGTCCAGCCCTCGACCTGGCGCGCCGGCATCGACGCTCATGGCGAGCACACACGCTCGCGCTGA
- a CDS encoding MBL fold metallo-hydrolase, producing MSRLPARQVPAVYHRRFGDWLVSTVSDGYVDSPPGAMPGLTQDEVDALMVAAQGTAPIRTSVNMFALRGHGKTYLFDAGSGTTMGPSCGRLPDSLEAAGIAPGDIDAIVLTHVHPDHSNGLTSDDGKALFPRAEIIVHETEISHWFDDAAMAVATERAKTRYFASARFRLAPYKGRIRTFRDGEEVLPGITGILCAGHTPGHASYRIVGGQGGPDLMIWGDTVHIPEIQVPRPEITMLYDAEPPLAAASRKMIFETVVRDGLLVAGMHVHFPGFARMAQVDGQYRLLPEPWNYEI from the coding sequence ATGTCCAGACTTCCCGCCCGGCAGGTGCCTGCCGTCTATCATCGCCGTTTCGGAGACTGGCTGGTCTCGACCGTCAGCGACGGCTATGTCGATTCACCGCCCGGCGCGATGCCGGGCCTGACCCAGGACGAGGTCGACGCGCTGATGGTCGCGGCGCAGGGCACGGCTCCGATCCGCACCTCGGTCAACATGTTCGCGCTGCGCGGGCACGGAAAGACCTATCTGTTCGACGCCGGCTCCGGCACCACCATGGGACCGAGCTGCGGCCGCCTGCCGGACTCGCTCGAGGCCGCCGGCATCGCGCCGGGCGATATCGACGCGATCGTGCTGACGCATGTGCACCCGGACCACTCCAACGGGCTGACCAGCGACGACGGCAAGGCCCTGTTCCCGCGGGCGGAGATCATCGTCCACGAGACGGAGATCTCGCACTGGTTCGACGATGCCGCGATGGCGGTCGCGACCGAGCGGGCCAAAACCCGCTATTTCGCCTCGGCGCGCTTCCGGCTGGCGCCCTATAAGGGCCGCATCCGCACCTTCCGCGATGGCGAGGAGGTCCTGCCCGGCATCACCGGCATCCTTTGCGCCGGTCACACGCCGGGCCATGCCTCCTATCGCATCGTCGGCGGCCAGGGCGGCCCTGACCTGATGATCTGGGGCGATACGGTGCACATCCCCGAGATCCAGGTTCCCCGGCCCGAGATCACCATGCTCTACGATGCCGAACCGCCGCTGGCGGCCGCCTCGCGCAAGATGATCTTCGAGACGGTGGTGCGCGACGGCCTCCTGGTTGCCGGGATGCATGTGCATTTCCCCGGCTTCGCCCGGATGGCGCAGGTCGATGGCCAGTACCGCCTGCTGCCCGAGCCCTGGAACTACGAGATCTGA
- a CDS encoding IclR family transcriptional regulator produces MKPPRKRAGKPAKAAPERRESLLDDEAHQDDRQFVTALARGLEILSCFGPRKSEIGGTQLAAMTGLPQPTVWRLCHTLSRMGYLIPVEGDKLRPGIPVLKLGRAALASVPLAEKARARMQALADRSGSASGLAARDGGRVVFVQQCLSEAQLVMNLRVGTRLSLITSAAGWGLLAGFPQAERDKLIETYALPNPRWPQTEPAFREAMRDFAERGYILNIGVFHKSYNTAAVPIYGRDGRPAYALTCAGSSATHSPAFLRKVIAPELMKLAAELQADLHAIEAVPPPRRG; encoded by the coding sequence GTGAAACCGCCGCGAAAACGGGCTGGCAAGCCGGCGAAGGCCGCGCCGGAACGGCGCGAATCGCTGCTCGACGACGAGGCTCATCAGGATGACCGCCAGTTCGTCACGGCGCTGGCGCGCGGGCTGGAAATCCTGAGCTGCTTCGGTCCGCGCAAATCCGAGATCGGCGGCACCCAGCTTGCGGCGATGACTGGACTGCCGCAGCCGACCGTCTGGCGGCTGTGCCATACGCTCTCGCGCATGGGCTACCTGATCCCGGTCGAGGGCGACAAGCTGCGTCCTGGCATTCCGGTGCTGAAGCTCGGGCGCGCCGCGCTCGCCTCGGTCCCGCTGGCCGAAAAGGCGCGGGCGCGGATGCAGGCACTCGCCGACCGTTCCGGCTCGGCCAGCGGCCTCGCCGCGCGCGATGGCGGCCGGGTCGTCTTCGTGCAGCAATGCCTGAGCGAGGCGCAGCTCGTGATGAACCTGCGCGTCGGCACAAGGCTCTCGCTGATCACCTCGGCCGCCGGCTGGGGCCTGCTCGCCGGCTTCCCTCAAGCCGAGCGCGATAAGCTGATCGAAACCTACGCGCTGCCGAACCCGCGCTGGCCCCAGACCGAGCCGGCCTTCCGCGAGGCGATGCGGGATTTCGCCGAGCGCGGCTACATCCTCAACATCGGCGTGTTCCACAAGAGCTACAACACGGCCGCCGTGCCGATCTACGGCCGCGACGGCAGGCCCGCCTATGCGCTCACCTGCGCCGGCTCCTCGGCGACCCATAGTCCCGCCTTCCTGCGCAAGGTGATCGCGCCGGAGCTGATGAAACTCGCAGCCGAACTGCAGGCCGACCTGCACGCGATCGAGGCCGTCCCGCCGCCGCGCCGGGGATGA
- a CDS encoding IclR family transcriptional regulator has translation MRSPDVPPIARRAGAGRPARPAAPYGDGQDRQFVAALARGLDILGCFSAARPSLSVTEIAHLLGIPQPTVWRLCHTMTKLGYLTTDSDDRLRPALAVLRLGYMVLSEMKTAELAKPYLQELADRYAAASGIAVCEDNGMRLILRCEGSSELVLNLQTGSRVSLVTSSLGWGYLADLSPQEREVALGDDEAARKSWAAVEGSFLQACEGYRTQGFIINAGVFHPGYNTAAVPVRGIDGRTAFVINCGGESSLLPIAVLEGEVGPRLRELARMLEDVAERAA, from the coding sequence ATGCGAAGCCCGGACGTTCCTCCAATTGCGCGACGTGCGGGCGCGGGTCGACCGGCCCGGCCGGCGGCGCCCTATGGCGATGGGCAGGATCGTCAGTTCGTCGCGGCTCTGGCGCGGGGGCTCGACATTCTCGGCTGTTTCAGCGCTGCCCGGCCGAGCCTGAGCGTCACCGAGATCGCCCATCTGCTCGGCATTCCCCAGCCCACGGTCTGGCGGCTGTGTCACACCATGACGAAGCTCGGCTATCTCACCACCGATAGCGATGACCGGCTGCGGCCGGCTTTGGCCGTGCTGCGCCTGGGCTACATGGTGCTGTCGGAGATGAAGACCGCCGAACTGGCGAAGCCCTATCTCCAGGAGCTCGCCGACCGCTACGCCGCCGCTTCCGGCATCGCCGTCTGCGAGGACAACGGCATGCGGCTGATCCTGCGTTGCGAGGGCAGCTCCGAACTGGTGCTGAACCTGCAGACGGGCTCGCGCGTCTCGCTCGTAACCTCCTCGCTCGGCTGGGGCTATCTGGCGGACCTGTCGCCGCAGGAGCGTGAGGTCGCACTGGGCGACGACGAGGCCGCTCGCAAGAGCTGGGCGGCGGTGGAAGGCAGCTTCCTGCAAGCCTGCGAGGGCTACCGGACGCAGGGCTTCATCATCAATGCCGGCGTTTTCCATCCCGGCTACAACACGGCCGCCGTGCCGGTGCGCGGCATCGACGGGCGCACGGCCTTCGTGATCAACTGCGGCGGCGAGAGTTCCCTGCTGCCGATCGCGGTGCTGGAGGGCGAGGTCGGGCCGAGATTGAGGGAGCTTGCCCGCATGCTCGAGGACGTGGCGGAGCGCGCAGCATGA
- a CDS encoding CoA transferase → MASPLGHIKVVEISVAMAGPFCGMMLADYGADVVKIERVGKGDDSREWPPHFDGEMSHYYASANRNKRSVALDLKSPEGIAIARGLIDNADVVIDNYRFGALARAGLDYESLSVRNPRLIYCAISGFGASGPRRDDPANDLFMQAFSGGMSVTGEIGGGPMKMGLSVADLGAGFLGTTGILMALEARHRTGRGQRVDTSLLEGQISMLSYHLTRYFASGLVPQPSGSGAPLAVPYQAFKAADDWLVIAAFNDRMWLGFCEAVGRPDWVADPRFLGANDRAAHRELLVDLINEHLGTQAAQTWIARLEAASVPCTLVNSIDKVVEDEQVLARDMIVDIEVPELGRIKVAGLPLKFSQTPGEIRRHPPHLGEHTAEVLRELGYDETTVAALAGCGAIGLRTLRRPASA, encoded by the coding sequence ATGGCCAGCCCCCTCGGTCATATCAAGGTCGTGGAGATCAGCGTCGCCATGGCGGGGCCGTTCTGCGGCATGATGCTGGCGGATTACGGTGCCGACGTCGTCAAGATCGAGCGCGTCGGCAAGGGCGACGACAGCCGCGAATGGCCGCCGCATTTCGACGGCGAGATGTCGCATTATTATGCCTCCGCCAACCGCAACAAGCGCAGCGTCGCGCTCGACCTGAAGTCGCCCGAGGGCATCGCGATCGCGCGCGGCCTGATCGACAACGCCGATGTCGTGATCGATAATTACCGCTTCGGTGCGCTGGCCCGTGCCGGGCTGGACTATGAGAGCCTCTCAGTGCGCAATCCGCGCCTGATCTACTGCGCGATCAGCGGCTTCGGCGCCAGCGGTCCGCGGCGCGACGACCCGGCCAACGACCTGTTCATGCAGGCATTCAGCGGCGGCATGAGTGTCACCGGCGAGATCGGCGGCGGGCCGATGAAGATGGGGCTGTCGGTGGCCGATCTCGGCGCCGGCTTCCTCGGCACCACCGGCATCCTGATGGCGCTAGAGGCGCGCCATCGCACGGGGCGCGGCCAGCGCGTCGATACCTCCCTGCTGGAGGGGCAGATCTCGATGCTGTCCTACCATCTCACCCGCTATTTCGCGAGCGGCCTCGTGCCCCAGCCGAGCGGCAGCGGCGCGCCTCTGGCGGTGCCCTACCAGGCCTTCAAGGCGGCCGACGACTGGCTCGTGATCGCCGCCTTCAACGACCGGATGTGGCTCGGCTTCTGCGAGGCGGTGGGCCGGCCCGACTGGGTCGCCGATCCGCGCTTCCTGGGCGCCAATGATCGCGCCGCCCATCGCGAATTGCTGGTCGACCTGATCAACGAGCATCTCGGCACGCAAGCCGCACAGACCTGGATCGCCCGTCTCGAGGCGGCCAGCGTGCCCTGCACCCTCGTCAACAGCATCGACAAGGTCGTCGAGGATGAGCAGGTGCTGGCTCGCGACATGATCGTCGACATCGAGGTGCCGGAGCTTGGCCGCATCAAGGTGGCCGGGCTGCCGCTGAAATTCTCGCAGACGCCGGGCGAGATCCGGCGCCACCCGCCGCATCTCGGCGAGCACACCGCCGAGGTCCTGCGCGAGCTTGGCTATGACGAAACCACGGTGGCCGCACTTGCCGGGTGCGGCGCGATCGGCCTGCGCACGCTGCGCCGGCCGGCATCCGCCTGA
- a CDS encoding MaoC family dehydratase N-terminal domain-containing protein: protein MSTMLTDEIRGYIGLESETIGACDGIEPGAVRRYAQAIMDDDPDYAPGAGNPRFGGPVAPPLYPSFMFRQPLGTPDALSERAEDPDFDGLLAGASDGLPELPLPGRALLNGGSEIEFFRYARHGETVVQRSHYADIYERVSKNGAMLFVITETEYRTGGGDLLLRARKTAIRR, encoded by the coding sequence ATGAGCACCATGCTGACCGACGAGATCCGCGGCTATATCGGGCTGGAGAGCGAAACGATCGGGGCCTGCGACGGCATCGAGCCGGGCGCGGTGCGCCGCTATGCGCAGGCGATCATGGACGACGATCCCGACTACGCGCCCGGCGCCGGCAATCCGCGCTTCGGCGGGCCCGTCGCGCCGCCGCTCTACCCCTCCTTCATGTTCCGCCAGCCCCTCGGCACGCCCGACGCACTGAGCGAGCGCGCCGAGGACCCCGATTTCGACGGGCTGCTGGCCGGCGCGAGCGACGGTCTGCCGGAGCTGCCGCTGCCCGGCCGCGCCCTGCTCAATGGCGGCTCGGAAATCGAGTTCTTCCGCTACGCCCGCCATGGCGAAACGGTGGTCCAGCGCTCGCACTACGCCGACATCTACGAACGCGTGTCCAAGAACGGCGCGATGCTCTTCGTCATCACCGAAACCGAATACCGCACCGGCGGCGGCGACCTGCTGCTCCGGGCCCGCAAGACCGCCATCCGGCGCTGA